The sequence ttccTTTATAGGAtaggttaattaataattatgataattgtTATTGAAATTGATTAGTTGtagtcaaattaaattttaataggaTTCCTTAACTAGGTaggttaattaataaatatgataataatcatttaaaattgtTAGTTGTActcaatttaaatttcaataggATCCCTTTAACTTTACAGGTTATACTGCTCTCTTATCTATCAATTGGTATTGGTGATGACAATAATCGCTGTCAATGAGAGGATATCTATGTCCTAGAATGTTCAGTGGTCTATAATTTCCTTCTCTagtagcttctttttttttcatgctatttttttacGGAAGAAGACTGAGAAAATTTGCTAGAAAATGATGAGAGATAAAAAGAGAGGTTAAGATTGTTGTTATGGTGGCTAAAATGACAGTGATTCGCCAAAATTTGGTGATGTAGGTTGAGATGTGGCCagggtttttggttttgttttaggtttgtttGTTGAGAGAGAAAATGTTATGGTTTATGGATGAATGTTTTCTTAAATCTTAGagttcttctctctttctccttaATGGGTAGGTTAATTgatatttatgataattatatatgaaattgaTTAGTTTTAGTCAAATTAAACTTAGGTTTCCTTAAGTGGATAGGTTAATCAATAATtctgattattatcataaaaaatcaataattagtcaatttaaacttcattagAATTCCTTAATGGGTAGGTTAATTAATAGTTATGATACTTATTAATGAAGTTTtagtcaaattaaattttaatagaaatttttaatttaattaataatgataataattatcattGAGAATGATTAGTTGTAGTCAATATAAATTTCATTAGAATTCCTTAactagataattaattaataattatgataattatcaatgaaatttaattgttgtagtaaaattaaatttcaatagtaTTCCTTAATTATATAAGTTAAAATATCTCATTTCAGGAACATATTTAATTCACACCATTTTCCCGTATTTAATTAATGCCATATTTTGTTTATCAAATGTATTTAatctatataatatttaatttcatgaaagtatttaatagaaataatattCTGTTTGATaattacattattattaattaacctaCCCATTACAAAAtccttttaaaatctaattttgctATGACTAATCAATTTCAtggataatgataataattattaattaacctaataattataattattaattaatttaatgaaggAATCCTGTTCAAGTTCAAGTTTAGTACTATAACTAatctttttcatctataaatatataattattgagaataaaaaaaaaatcaattgtttttattttattcagaaTGAAAACTATTActtaaaattctaaatttaactCAAAAgtcataaacaaaaaatttataattcaatagaTTTTGTTGTTCTTATAGTATAAGTTATATGGTGTCATTGTtacaataacataatttattaattatgttattttcttaattgacttTTTAAACTTGCTTCTTTGCCTAATGTTCTTGTTCGACCATGTtgctaattaaaaagaaactctTTTAAGATTTTcgcaaaaggaaacaaatatCCTCGTTACTCGTTGACCCTTAGAATTCCATTGGCGGCCCCTACGCCGTTGGCCTTGCCTATTAGGCTGTCTCTCTCACTCAAAAACATTTGTATTGAAAAGCCAGCACACAACTAGCTCACAGGCAAAAATACCAACCAACAtaagcgagagagagagagagcgagagagcgAGAGAGCGAGAGAGCAGGGTAGATAAGAAGCAAAAACAGAAAAGGCTGCTGCTCCACTCTTAGGAATCGGAGAGGAGAAGAGACTGTGCGCTAAGCTCTATCTGGAAAGCAAGCACTCCCACCCCTTCTTCTAACATGAAGGAGCTGTTCTTGTATTATTACTGGCACATTAAGCTGCTTGCCATCTCCTTCTTGGCATTAGTTTTTTTGATAAAGATTGTAGTCTTGCTTTGGTGTAGACCCCGAAGAATTGAGCACCATTTTTCCAGGCAAGGAATCAGAGGACCCCCTTATCGTTTCTTCATTGGCAACGTGAAGGAGATTGTGGAAATGATGTTGAAGGCCTCTTCTCAACCTATGCCCTTCTCTCACAACATACTGCCTAGAGTTCTCTCTTTTTACCATCACTGGAAGAAAATCTACGGTACAGCAAATCCGTTCCTTTACTTTTTTCGGTCTAAAATGACtggttttaaattttctctAGCAATTTGTCCTCTTCGATATTTTGTGTTCTTGATCGATGATGAACTAAAATGTTTCCTCTTGTTTTCTGACTTCTTGTGATTGTGCCTGGTGATACGAATGTACAGTTGTTTGAGAACCATAATTAAATGTGTAGTAAAACAACGTGGCTTTCCAACCTTATCTTTGTCAAAACCACATATTCGCAAGAGTTTGCCTTGAAAATATCACTAAAGCTGTTGATGTTGGGTGCTTCTGCTATGATGTGTTTCTTTAGCTTGGCCTGTGATCCATCCTCCAAATTTTGTGACTTTTAAAAGGCTTTTTACCCATTAGTTCAGGTACTTCTTTTAACAACTTTTCAGCATCTTTCTGTGCCTGGATGCTGGATGTTGAACTTCTGAGTTTTGGACTGTTGcacttcttgttttctttccctttttttctctctctcttttcttcttcttgcaaCTTCCTCTTTCTAGAGTTTAAAACcaggttatatttttttaattaaaagtgatTTCCTTTTGCTTATGACTTTTCTGTTTTATTGGGAACTTGTTCACTGATGATGAAGCTGTTGGTGTTAGCAATCAGAATAGTTTCAGCTGTCTTCTTGCCTCCTTTCTTTTGTATCTGCTCTCTTTCATGTAGGGTCTCTGAATTAATTGTGGTCATGTTTCCGTCTTATTTCTTTTTGCGAATTTGCCACTTAATTGCTACTCGACCATGTATATATTCAAGTTCCTGCTTGCTGCAAACACTTCTTTCCGCTTTACCTCTTCCATTTTACACCTCGATTATTTTGTGTACAGAGTTATTAACCTGTCTCGCCTGACAATTTCCCTGCTTACGTGAGTAACAGGATTTGAATTGATATGACCCGGTGTTTATTGCAGGTGCAACGTTTCTTGTATGGTTCGGACCCACGGTTCGACTTACCGTCTCTGATCCAGATCTCATCCGAGAAATTTTTACATCCAAGTCGGAATTGTACGAGAAGGTGGAGGCTCATCCTCTTGTTAAGCAGCTTGAAGGTGATGGACTCCTAAGCCTCAAAGGAGAAAAATGGGCTCGCCATAGGAAAATCATAACACCCACATTCCACATGGAAAATCTCAAGGTAAGTTGAAAAGTTATAAAATTACTTGGATGTATGGGCTCAGGGGccggaagaaaacaaaagagaaagtaTAAGAGCGTActtaaattcttttatattaatttctgCAGTTGCTAGTACCTGTGGTGGCAAAGAGCGTGATCGATATGCTGGATCAATGGTCGGCAATGACAAATTCTGACGAGGTGGAAATTGAAGTTTCCGAATGGTTCCAAACCCTAACAGAAGACGTCATTACGCGAACAGCATTTGGCAGCAGCTACGAAGATGGAAAGGCCATTTTTCAATTGCAAGCACAGCAAATGGTCCTCGCTGCCGTGGCGTTCCGACGAGTTCTAATCCCAGGTTACAGGTAACTAATCAAAGTACATGTCGATGTGCGAGGAATTTCAATTCCGTTCCATCTACATGGGCTagagaaaatgatttttgatttttcaggTTCTTTCCGACAAGAAGGAACATTAATTCGTGGAGACTGGacaaagaaatcaagaaatcaCTGATGAAGCTCATTgaaaggagaagagagaaatcGAGCGTCAACAAAACGCATCAAGATAGCTGTCCTAAGGATTTGTTAGGACTAATGATTCAGGCCTCAAATTCATGTACTGATGTAACCGTACACGACATTGTCGAAGAGTGCAAGAGCTTTTTCTTTGCGGGCCAGCACACCACATCAAACCTGCTGACGTGGACAACGGTCCTACTAGCAATGCATCCACAGTGGCAGGCTCAAGCACGTGAGGAGGTCTTGAGGGTGTGTGGATCACGTGAGACGCCCACCAAGGATGATGTTGCAAAGCTTAAGACGGTAAAGCCCCCTTCCAAGACTTGTGACAAAATTCTTGTTTTGTCTCTCTCTGCTCATTGCTTGTTTCCCGTGGGAAAAAAAgaataccaaaaaaacaactctccctctctctcgctttactgctttttttttttctgcttcgttttctgttcttgttttttcctGCCCTTCTTATCCTATATACAATGTAGATACACTGATCTTGTACTCGGAGCTGGAGAACCAACGAGTAGTAGTGGCATTTTCGTCATTTCATTTACATGCTGAATCTTGTTATGGTGTGCAGCTGACCATGATCTTAAATGAATCCTTACGGCTGTACCCACCAACAATCGCCACAATCAGACGGTCCAAGGTTGATGTGGAGCTGGGGGGCTACAAAGTCCCCAGTGGGACCGAGATCTTGATACCGATCCTGGCCCTTCATCATGATCAATCGATATGGGGCAATGATGCAAATGAATTCAACCCTGCTCGCTTCTCCGGTGGTGTGGCCCGCGCTGCTAAGCATCACGTGGCGTTCATTCCGTTCGGGCTCGGAGTCCGCACCTGCATCGGCCAAAATCTAGCCATCTTGCAAGCCAAATTAACGCTCGCTATATTGCTGCAACGATTCTCTTTCAGACTGGCCCCTAGCTATCAGCATGCACCAACAGTCCTCATGCTACTTTACCCCCAGTATGGCGCACCTATCATCTTCCAACATCTGTCCAATCCATgaacaatctcaaatactcgAACCAAGGCTCATAAATCAGTGCCAATCTCCGATGAGTCGAGTGCAATTAAGAGCTTTAATGAGTCGAGTGACCAGGATGCCAGCAATATTCTTGCCCTGAAAATCATAGAGCCTACCGGAAATACTAGATGGATTAAGCGAGCAATTGCATTCCACCTACCCATCCCTGATCCCTTCGAAGTTAATACACTAACCCCACCTTGGCCATGGTGTTCTTGCCAAATGCATTTTACCCATGGATCTATCCAAGTGTTTGCCAGGGTCTTCGAGTTTCATCACCCTAGGACTTGTCAAGTATAGGGCTAACAACTAGCTAGGTA is a genomic window of Populus alba chromosome 18, ASM523922v2, whole genome shotgun sequence containing:
- the LOC118054182 gene encoding cytochrome P450 734A1, with amino-acid sequence MKELFLYYYWHIKLLAISFLALVFLIKIVVLLWCRPRRIEHHFSRQGIRGPPYRFFIGNVKEIVEMMLKASSQPMPFSHNILPRVLSFYHHWKKIYGATFLVWFGPTVRLTVSDPDLIREIFTSKSELYEKVEAHPLVKQLEGDGLLSLKGEKWARHRKIITPTFHMENLKLLVPVVAKSVIDMLDQWSAMTNSDEVEIEVSEWFQTLTEDVITRTAFGSSYEDGKAIFQLQAQQMVLAAVAFRRVLIPGYRFFPTRRNINSWRLDKEIKKSLMKLIERRREKSSVNKTHQDSCPKDLLGLMIQASNSCTDVTVHDIVEECKSFFFAGQHTTSNLLTWTTVLLAMHPQWQAQAREEVLRVCGSRETPTKDDVAKLKTLTMILNESLRLYPPTIATIRRSKVDVELGGYKVPSGTEILIPILALHHDQSIWGNDANEFNPARFSGGVARAAKHHVAFIPFGLGVRTCIGQNLAILQAKLTLAILLQRFSFRLAPSYQHAPTVLMLLYPQYGAPIIFQHLSNP